TcaaagtcagtggttctcaaactgtggccCCAGAGAAGCAGTGTCAGCATCACCTGAAAACTTAGAAATGCAACTTCTCTGGCTCGACcaaagacctactgaatcaagaATTCTACGTGGGTGTTTCTGAGTTTTAACATCCACTCCAGATAATTCTAATGGATGCTCAAGTGTCTGATCCAGTGAACTATGAAAGGGGTCCTTCCAAAAATCCcagaaattttgtttcttttggagaGACTCTGTCCTTTCCGATCCTCATCTCCTAATCCTACAGGTCATGAATCTCTACAGTTTTCAATATCCTTggtgggtttttcttttcttttgttgtttcatgagggttttttgttgctgtttttgatttttgtttgttcctttggTTTTTGGCCTCAAGGTGACCTTTCCAATAGTAAGTGTTTTTGTGAGACTTAGAAACTTTTTTAACAACTCCCATTGTTCCCATGTCCCCAGCAGGACTCATTCCAGCTCTGCTTCCTGAGCCCAGTTCATTAATTTTTCCCTGAGGATAATCCCTCTTCCCCAGGGTTGTGACCATGAGTCGTGTGTGTGAGGTATGGGCAAAGAACAGGAAGCTGTGAAGTTGTATGGAGAGGACCTCCCAGAAAGCTGTAAGACCTGAACTCTCTTCCCCCATTTGGGGCTGAAGGAAGGTGAGAGCCTGAGGGTTTCCATACCTCCCGTTAGGTCAATTGTAGTTACGTTCTTGGAAACACCTGCTGGAGGGTGGGGAGAATAAACAAGTGACATAGACTGGATGGTACTAAGTCTAATGTTGGAGGAGAGCCTCGGGAAGTAATTGGGAGTCAGTGTGCTGTTAAAACAGGtgcttcactgttggtgggaatgtaaactgatgcagccactatggagaacagtatggaggttccttaaaaagctaaaactagaactaccatacgacccagcaatcccactcctgggcatataccctgagaaaaccataattcaaaaagagacatgtaccacaatgttcattgcagcactgtttacaatacccaggacatggaagcaacctaagtgtctatcgacagatgaatggataaagaagatgtggcacatatatacaatggaatattactcagccataaaaagaaacgaaattgtgttatttgtagtgaggtggatggacctagagtctgtcctacagagtgaagtaagtcagaaagagaaaaacaaataccgtattctaacacctatatacagaatctaaaaaagaaaaacaaaagaggttctgaagaacgtagggacaggacaggaataaagatgcagacgtagagaatggacttgaggacatggggagggggaagggtaagctgggatgaagtgagagagtggcatggacatatatacactaccaaatgtaaactagatagctagtgggaagcagccgcagagcacagggagatcagcttggtgctttgtgaccacctagagaggtgggatagggagggtgggagggagggagacgcaagagggaagagatatgggaacatatgtatacgtatagctgattcactttgttataaagcagaaactaacacaacattgtaaaacagttatactccaattaagatgttaaaacaacaaaacaaaacacaggtgCTTCAGGTTACATGTAAAACCCCGTACTTTTAGCAACCAAGTATAGAACTGGCCTTTTGAGATAGGGAACAGAGGATAAgtaaaatcactttaaaattttcCACATAATCAATTACCTACTTAATACCTTATTTtgacaacatttactgagcatgtgCTATATCACTGTTGCTGTTCCAAGTTCTGGGGTTACCAAGACACTGAAATTATGATGTAGTTGGATGAGGGGAGAAGCTGAAAAAATGAATGATGTTAAATCTATAACagaggtatttttaaatattataagaaTCCTGAGAACTGGGGAATTTATTTTGCATGGGAGAAATGGTGACAGGAGTGACAAAGAGGGTGAGATTTGAGTGGGCCTTTTCTAGGGTTGAGAAGGTATGAAAAGAATTCCAGGAAACCAACATGGAAATAAATATATGGCATGTTTAAGACCATAATCTATTAAAGAGCTAGTGGTTCATCAGAGGGGAAGATACTGACTAGAAAGACAGGTGGAGCTTACATTTTACAGCCCTGTATGACATGCTGTGTTGcatgtacatgtgtatgtgtttctACCCTGACTTGATCCACCAAGTATTGGATGTGGCTCCTAAGGGGATCTGGTGAGCATCACTACAGGAATAGACGTGAGACGGGAACGTGATCATTTCAGCATTTAGAAAGGTCTCAAGTACAGGTGTGTAGAAGGTGTACTGGAGTGAAAGAAggtgaaagtgaaaaataaaaacggAGTGATCTTTAAGAGATGATGGATTTCGGGAGGTCATGTGAGGGCAGGTGGAGACTGAgaggaagtgggggtggggagtggggaagctACTTAACCTTCACCTGTCACCTCTATCTCTCACCCTCCGAGTCTTCACCTTTGTTCCCATTCCCTCTCCTGCCCAACCACTTTTCCGTTccctttccttcattcattctatccccccattttccttccttgtaatttcctttctccctttaattcttcatctatttccatttctcttccttcaacatttttttctcttctacccTTGGATTCAATACCATCTTCTGAAATTGCTGTCCTTTCAGAAGAGCTCTAAGTCTCCTTCAAAGAATGTATTCATCTATTTCTGCCACTTGACTCCACATATGATCTGGGTGAGGGGAGCCTTACCAAGTAAGGGGCCACCTACCCTAGGGGatggggaaaaaatggaatttCCCAGGTATGCAGCTCTGGCCAGAGGCTCCCCCGCATGGGCCTGCATGGACATGCACACCCAGAAGCGTTTCACCCACCCTGGAGTTAACACCAGGTACTTATTAATTACTGACCATGTGCAAGGATGGGCAATGCAGGGCACAAACAAATTGTGAAGTCAAGACTATGTGTGTAGCACTTTATTGTTGAATTGTGGAaagaaaacacagacacatgaaaagttcATTAATATTATGATGTGTTAACTGTtgcatgaaagaaaaatgattgatataaaaatgtattagagACTGGAAAAGGGAGGAGGTCTTTAGAGCAGGAGACTACACAGAAGAGAGTGATTACCGTTTATTattccagacactgttctaggaacCTTATGTGTTATTTCATTCAATCCCCTTGACAAATTTATAGGCAAAACATTTTCTTAGAGATGTGGAACCTGAGACTCAGATAAGTAACTTACTTAAGGTCAAATCTCAAGGAAATATAAAGTTCTGAAATTTGACTCTGGTTCTGTTGGATTCTAAGTGTCTTCTCACCACTATATTACACTGATTCCTTGAAAAGCAGATTGCATGTGTCTCTGGATGGCTTAAAGATACCTTCTGATTGTGTATTCCAGCATCAACTAGTGAAATCTCCAAAGACAAGGCCATTTATATCAGCACATGTATTATGATCTGCACATGAGGATGCCCATTATCTGGACTTGGACAATTGCTTTGAGCCATTGAGCACTAAAATGGCACATAGTAACTTCATGCATCTCTGTCTGTGGTGTGTTTTCTTGAGGTGTACAGAGAAGACGCCATGGATTCAAGGAACCTCACGTGGGTATCAGAATTTGTCTTCCTGGGGCTCTCACAGACTCAGGCGTTCtatcttttcttgtttctggtgTTCCTGTTTGTCTACACCACCACTGTCATGGCAAACCTCCTCATCATGGTCACGGTGACCTCTGATCCCCGGCTTCAGACACCCATGTATTTTCTGCTCCAAAACCTGGCTGTCATAGATCTCTGCTATTCCACAGTCACTGCCCCAAAGATGCTGGTGGACTTCTTTCATGAGACCAAGACCATCTCCTACCAGGGCTGTATGGCCCAGATCTTCTTTTTTCACCTCTTGGGAGGTGGGACTGTCTTCCTTCTCTCAATGATGGCTTATGACCGCTACATAGCCATCTCCCGGCCCCTCCATTATGCCATCATCATGAACACTCGAATGTGTGTGGGGCTGGTGGTGGCTGCCTGGGTAGGGGGCTTTGTCCACTCTGTTGTCCAGCTGGTTCTGATGCTCCCATTGCCTTTTTGTGGCCCCAACATCCTGGATAGCTTCTACTGTGACGTTCCACAAGTGCTAAGACTTGCCTGCACGGACACCTCCCTCCTGGAGTTCCTTATGATCTCCAACAGTGGGGTGCTGGTCCTCATCTGGTTCCTGCTCCTTCTGACCTCTTACACTCTCATCCTGGTGACGCTGAGGTCCCACTCAGGGCAGGCGAGGAGGAAGGCAGCTTCCACCTGCACGACCCACATCATTGTCATGTCTATGAGCTTCATTCCTGATATCTATATCTACACCCGGccattctcctccttccccatgtACAAGGCAGTGTCCGTCAGCTACACGGTCTTGACCCCCATGCTCAACCCCATCATCTACACCCTGAGGAACCAGGAGATGCAGGCGGCCAT
This is a stretch of genomic DNA from Eschrichtius robustus isolate mEscRob2 chromosome 20, mEscRob2.pri, whole genome shotgun sequence. It encodes these proteins:
- the LOC137754875 gene encoding olfactory receptor 4D1-like; this translates as MDSRNLTWVSEFVFLGLSQTQAFYLFLFLVFLFVYTTTVMANLLIMVTVTSDPRLQTPMYFLLQNLAVIDLCYSTVTAPKMLVDFFHETKTISYQGCMAQIFFFHLLGGGTVFLLSMMAYDRYIAISRPLHYAIIMNTRMCVGLVVAAWVGGFVHSVVQLVLMLPLPFCGPNILDSFYCDVPQVLRLACTDTSLLEFLMISNSGVLVLIWFLLLLTSYTLILVTLRSHSGQARRKAASTCTTHIIVMSMSFIPDIYIYTRPFSSFPMYKAVSVSYTVLTPMLNPIIYTLRNQEMQAAMKRLGKRPVIFSRE